Proteins found in one Zea mays cultivar B73 chromosome 1, Zm-B73-REFERENCE-NAM-5.0, whole genome shotgun sequence genomic segment:
- the LOC100282251 gene encoding Vacuolar protein sorting-associated protein 2 homolog 3 — protein MNPFAKKPTPREVMRSSKRDLTNATRGIERDIASLQQEEKKLVAEIKRTAKTGNEAATKILARQLIRLRQQISNLQGSRAQIRGIATHTQAMHANTSVATGLQSASKAMGALNKQMEPTKQMKIMQEFQKQSAQMDMTNEMMSDSIDDVLDDDQAEEETEELANQVLDEIGVDIASQLSSAPKGKIAGKKVQVDGSSELEELEKRLAALKNA, from the exons ATGAATCCCTTCGCCAAAAAACCAACTCCGCGAG AGGTGATGCGGAGCAGCAAGCGGGACCTGACGAATGCTACGCGAG GGATCGAGAGGGACATTGCGTCATTACAGCAGGAG GAGAAGAAACTCGTTGCTGAAATTAAAAGGACAGCAAAAACTGGCAATGAG GCAGCAACGAAAATTCTAGCCCGTCAGCTGATCAGGTTAAGGCAGCAGATTTCTAATTTGCAAGGTAGCCGAGCTCAGATTCGGGGGATTGCGACACATACTCAG GCAATGCATGCCAACACTTCAGTGGCTACTGGTTTACAAAGTGCGAGCAAAGCAATGGGAGCTTTGAATAAG CAAATGGAACCTACCAAGCAGATGAAAATAATGCAAGAATTCCAAAAGCAGTCAGCACAAATGGATATGACA AATGAGATGATGTCTGATTCAATCGATGATGTCTTAGACGATGACCAGGCCGAGGAAGAAACTGAAGAACTTGCTAATCAG GTTCTGGATGAGATTGGTGTAGACATTGCATCACAG TTGTCCTCGGCTCCCAAAGGAAAAATTGCTGGGAAGAAGGTTCAGGTTGATGGAAG ttcggagttggaggaaCTAGAGAAGAGACTGGCTGCTCTAAAAAATGCATAA